In Saccharothrix violaceirubra, the following are encoded in one genomic region:
- a CDS encoding DUF418 domain-containing protein — translation MSLTTASPGPLAARERVLGPDLARGLMLALIALANSVYYLHGRPYGSRQHIVEEGILDRIVSVLDVAAVDARAYPMFAALYAYGVVRIFQRQKAAGRSDQEAKKLLRRRSRWLIVFGFVHATLLFPGDVLGLYGLAGFVLVALTRVSNRALIVIAGLWLVPVAVIQGGAAMMPPTGQREYFFSFETESLTKALALHPVEWLMVPIGMVGVWSALLIGTWAARRGVLTDPAAHRPLLVRTAAIGLPVAVLGGLPAGLGVGRFWSPTTVDGLWAVSALHAVTGIAGGLGYAALIGLIALRIGERRGPVVRALVATGQRSMTCYLFQSVVFVALLSPYTLGLGAKLGTAEVGALALATWLVSVVIADLLRRADRRGPADALLRRLTYRRGKIPA, via the coding sequence ATGTCGCTCACCACAGCAAGCCCAGGCCCCCTCGCGGCCCGCGAACGGGTGCTCGGGCCGGACCTCGCGCGGGGACTCATGCTGGCGCTCATCGCGTTGGCGAACTCGGTCTACTACCTGCACGGACGCCCCTACGGCTCCCGGCAGCACATCGTCGAGGAAGGGATCCTCGACCGCATCGTCAGCGTGCTCGACGTGGCCGCGGTCGACGCCCGCGCCTACCCCATGTTCGCCGCCCTCTACGCGTACGGCGTGGTCCGGATCTTCCAGCGGCAGAAGGCCGCCGGGAGGTCCGACCAGGAAGCCAAGAAGCTGCTCCGCCGCCGGAGCCGGTGGTTGATCGTGTTCGGCTTCGTGCACGCCACGCTGCTGTTCCCCGGCGACGTCCTCGGCCTCTACGGCCTGGCGGGGTTCGTGCTCGTGGCGTTGACGCGGGTGTCGAACCGCGCGCTGATCGTCATCGCCGGTCTCTGGCTCGTGCCCGTGGCCGTCATCCAGGGCGGCGCCGCCATGATGCCGCCGACCGGGCAGCGCGAGTACTTCTTCTCGTTCGAGACCGAAAGTCTCACGAAGGCCCTCGCGCTGCACCCGGTCGAGTGGCTCATGGTCCCGATCGGCATGGTCGGCGTGTGGAGTGCCCTGCTCATCGGCACGTGGGCGGCACGGCGCGGCGTCCTCACCGACCCGGCCGCCCACCGGCCGCTGCTGGTCCGCACCGCCGCCATCGGGCTCCCCGTGGCCGTGCTCGGCGGCCTGCCGGCCGGTCTGGGTGTCGGGCGGTTCTGGTCGCCGACGACGGTCGACGGGCTGTGGGCCGTGTCCGCGCTGCACGCCGTCACGGGCATCGCGGGCGGGCTCGGGTACGCGGCGTTGATCGGGTTGATCGCGCTGCGCATCGGCGAACGACGAGGTCCCGTCGTCCGGGCCCTGGTCGCCACCGGTCAGCGGTCCATGACCTGCTACCTGTTCCAGTCGGTCGTGTTCGTGGCCCTGCTCTCGCCCTACACGCTCGGTCTCGGCGCGAAGCTCGGCACGGCCGAGGTCGGGGCACTGGCACTGGCCACGTGGCTGGTCTCGGTGGTGATCGCGGACCTGCTGCGCCGGGCCGACCGGCGTGGACCGGCGGACGCCCTGCTCCGGCGCCTGACCTACCGGCGGGGGAAGATCCCAGCGTGA
- a CDS encoding alpha/beta fold hydrolase: MTSFAALPATRTAPTAEVSGPPVVLVHGFASNGAADWPAERWADALAAAGRETIVVHLPGHVGGPAVSSADEVTTTQVLGRIAAAVGDQEVDVVGYSLGARLAWDLVSSVRVRRLVLGGLSPMEPFGAVDLAAARAAVQGGPQPTDMLTGIITSMVAQQDATSLLLLVEGLAREPFNPAAGAPTVPTLFLAGEADPMAQGIDHLVGLVPDARLVRVPGDHLGALAGEDLRKAVFEFLDI, encoded by the coding sequence ATGACAAGCTTCGCCGCGCTGCCGGCTACTCGCACCGCTCCCACCGCCGAGGTGTCCGGCCCGCCGGTCGTCCTCGTGCACGGGTTCGCCTCCAACGGCGCCGCCGACTGGCCCGCCGAGCGCTGGGCCGACGCCCTGGCGGCGGCCGGTCGGGAGACCATCGTCGTCCACCTGCCCGGCCACGTGGGCGGCCCGGCGGTGTCGTCGGCCGACGAGGTCACGACCACCCAGGTTCTCGGTCGGATCGCGGCGGCCGTCGGCGACCAGGAGGTCGACGTCGTCGGCTACTCGCTGGGTGCCCGGCTCGCGTGGGACCTGGTGTCCTCCGTGCGGGTGCGGCGCCTGGTGCTCGGCGGACTCAGCCCGATGGAGCCGTTCGGCGCCGTCGACCTGGCCGCGGCCCGTGCCGCCGTCCAGGGTGGACCGCAGCCCACCGACATGCTGACCGGAATCATCACCAGCATGGTGGCCCAGCAGGACGCCACGTCGTTGCTGCTGCTGGTCGAGGGCCTCGCGCGCGAGCCGTTCAACCCCGCTGCCGGTGCGCCCACTGTGCCGACGCTGTTCCTCGCCGGCGAGGCGGACCCGATGGCGCAGGGCATCGACCACCTGGTCGGTCTGGTCCCCGATGCCCGGCTGGTGCGGGTGCCCGGCGACCACCTCGGCGCGCTGGCGGGCGAGGACCTGCGCAAGGCCGTCTTCGAGTTCCTCGACATCTGA
- a CDS encoding sensor histidine kinase, which produces MTSIGEQVERRWNRIWATAPYAVLLFACVVEVLTGTSVPRVLVTLGIAAALAAWHGWFVLGHPAWWDRLTWMMAVYYVGVLAFTTLLLSRSDAFEVFLPMCFLLAFAALPGWPAYPAVLTANVPWLIVSEEDPYTKLVTLAMSTSLAVLIGGMMRTMEREAIRRRMVNSELVAMAAENARLHELLLSQAREAGITEERARIAREIHDTVAQGLTGIVTQLEVAADAVPAPVRHRLVTARNLARTSLVEVRRSIEALRPGPLQDARLGDAVRQAVTTWHEQYHVPASFTVTGTPLPVHSEVEVTVLRAAQEALANVGRHAAATRVAVTLSYMEDVIVLDVRDDGRGFDPSAATGFGLTALRQRVAALSGHVDVESAPGAGTAVGVSVPVIEVDR; this is translated from the coding sequence GTGACGTCGATCGGCGAACAGGTCGAACGGCGGTGGAACCGGATCTGGGCCACCGCGCCGTACGCCGTGCTGCTCTTCGCGTGCGTGGTGGAGGTGCTGACCGGCACCTCCGTCCCGCGGGTCCTGGTCACGCTGGGCATCGCGGCGGCGCTGGCGGCGTGGCACGGCTGGTTCGTCCTCGGCCACCCCGCGTGGTGGGACCGGCTGACGTGGATGATGGCCGTCTACTACGTCGGCGTGCTCGCCTTCACCACGCTCCTGCTGTCGCGCAGCGACGCGTTCGAGGTGTTCCTCCCGATGTGCTTCCTGCTGGCGTTCGCCGCCCTGCCCGGCTGGCCCGCCTACCCGGCGGTGCTGACGGCGAACGTCCCGTGGCTGATCGTGTCCGAAGAGGACCCGTACACCAAGCTGGTCACCCTGGCCATGAGCACGTCGTTGGCCGTGCTGATCGGGGGCATGATGCGGACCATGGAGCGCGAGGCGATCCGCCGGCGCATGGTGAACAGCGAGCTGGTCGCCATGGCCGCCGAGAACGCCCGCCTGCACGAGCTGCTGCTGAGCCAGGCCCGCGAGGCCGGGATCACCGAGGAGCGGGCCCGCATCGCCCGCGAGATCCACGACACCGTCGCCCAGGGGCTGACCGGGATCGTCACCCAGCTGGAGGTGGCGGCGGACGCGGTGCCCGCGCCCGTGCGGCACCGGCTCGTCACGGCCCGCAACCTCGCGCGCACCAGTCTGGTCGAGGTCCGCCGGTCGATCGAGGCGCTGCGGCCGGGACCGTTGCAGGACGCCCGGCTCGGCGACGCCGTGCGCCAGGCCGTGACGACGTGGCACGAGCAGTACCACGTGCCCGCGTCGTTCACCGTGACCGGCACGCCGCTGCCCGTGCACTCCGAGGTGGAGGTGACCGTGCTGCGGGCCGCGCAGGAGGCGCTGGCCAACGTCGGCCGCCACGCCGCGGCGACGCGGGTCGCCGTCACACTGTCCTATATGGAGGATGTCATCGTGCTGGACGTGCGCGACGACGGCCGGGGCTTCGACCCGTCGGCGGCGACCGGGTTCGGGCTGACCGCGTTGCGGCAGCGGGTCGCGGCGCTGTCCGGGCACGTGGACGTCGAGTCGGCACCGGGCGCGGGCACCGCGGTCGGCGTGAGCGTGCCGGTGATCGAGGTGGACCGGTGA
- a CDS encoding ATP-binding cassette domain-containing protein, whose amino-acid sequence MSAPQDTTPLLVVEDLVVDYRISRKVNFRALKGVSIDVNAGECVGLVGESGSGKSTLGRALLGLAPVSGGKITFDGRDITHLKGAERRKLANDIQVVFQDPYGSLDPTMTVGEVLAEPLEVTGTKKAQAQAIVAEMLDRVKLPGDSVHRYPSEFSGGQRQRIAIARALVRRPRLIVCDEPVSALDLTTQATILDLFIDLQRETGVAYLFVSHDLGVVRRVCHRTSVMYQGEIVEAGPTEKITQQPEDPYTQRLLLAAPVADPTRQAERRAAWLGLRASA is encoded by the coding sequence ATGAGCGCTCCCCAGGACACGACGCCGTTGCTCGTGGTGGAAGACCTGGTGGTCGACTACCGCATCTCCCGGAAGGTCAACTTCCGGGCGCTCAAGGGCGTGTCGATCGACGTGAACGCCGGCGAGTGCGTCGGCCTGGTCGGCGAGAGCGGCTCGGGCAAGTCGACGCTGGGGCGGGCCCTGCTCGGGCTCGCGCCGGTCTCCGGCGGGAAGATCACCTTCGACGGCCGGGACATCACCCACCTCAAGGGTGCCGAGCGCCGCAAGCTGGCCAACGACATCCAGGTCGTGTTCCAGGACCCGTACGGGTCCCTGGACCCGACCATGACGGTCGGCGAGGTCCTCGCCGAGCCGCTGGAGGTCACCGGCACGAAGAAGGCCCAGGCGCAGGCGATCGTCGCCGAGATGCTCGACCGCGTGAAGCTGCCCGGGGACTCCGTGCACCGGTACCCGAGCGAGTTCTCCGGCGGTCAGCGCCAGCGCATCGCCATCGCGCGGGCCCTGGTCCGGCGGCCCCGGCTGATCGTCTGCGACGAGCCGGTCAGCGCGCTCGACCTGACCACGCAGGCGACCATCCTCGACCTGTTCATCGACCTCCAGCGCGAGACGGGCGTGGCCTACCTGTTCGTGTCGCACGACCTGGGCGTCGTGCGACGGGTGTGCCACCGCACGTCCGTGATGTACCAGGGCGAGATCGTCGAGGCCGGTCCCACGGAGAAGATCACGCAGCAGCCGGAGGACCCCTACACCCAGCGGCTGCTGCTGGCCGCGCCCGTCGCCGACCCCACCCGTCAGGCCGAACGCCGGGCCGCGTGGCTCGGTCTTCGGGCGTCGGCGTGA
- a CDS encoding TetR/AcrR family transcriptional regulator, with product MPKVIDHDQRRREIVEVAKKLIAEGGFEAATMRSIVTAAGFANGALKHYFDGKDGIIAATFQSVLQETERRVSTLDPGATPLEALHGFVEAAMPLDSHRITSARVLLVLWEHSVANPELARQYRELLTMWRAELTTRISAVLGDVPSDAPTVGVLADEIISVTIGANVASLMHPVGELVVRYNAYIDGLMKRIAG from the coding sequence ATGCCGAAGGTCATAGATCATGATCAGCGGCGTCGGGAGATCGTCGAGGTCGCCAAGAAGCTGATCGCCGAGGGCGGCTTCGAGGCGGCCACGATGCGCAGCATCGTCACCGCCGCCGGTTTCGCCAATGGCGCCCTCAAGCACTACTTCGACGGCAAGGACGGCATCATCGCCGCGACGTTCCAGAGCGTGCTCCAGGAGACGGAGCGCCGGGTGTCCACTTTGGACCCCGGCGCGACGCCCCTGGAGGCGCTGCACGGGTTCGTCGAGGCGGCGATGCCGCTCGACTCGCACCGGATCACGTCGGCGCGCGTGCTCCTGGTGCTGTGGGAGCACTCGGTCGCGAACCCGGAGTTGGCGCGGCAGTACCGGGAGCTGCTGACCATGTGGCGGGCCGAGCTGACCACGCGGATCTCGGCCGTCCTGGGCGATGTGCCGTCGGACGCGCCGACCGTCGGTGTGTTGGCGGACGAGATCATCTCGGTCACGATCGGGGCGAACGTGGCCAGCCTGATGCACCCGGTGGGTGAACTCGTGGTGCGCTACAACGCCTACATCGACGGGTTGATGAAGCGCATCGCCGGGTGA
- a CDS encoding response regulator translates to MTLRLVVVDDHPVVRDGLRGMLGTQPDFEIVGEAAGGLEALTVVEAVVPDVVLTDLRMPEPSGGTLIRLLRERVPSVRVLVLTTHDTDSDVLPAVEAGAIGYLLKDAPREELFRAVRAAARGETVLAPSVAALLLERVRPKPTLTRARLSARELDVLALIAEGRTNREAAAELFISEATVKTHLLHIYAKLEVPDRASAVAAAYRRGILER, encoded by the coding sequence GTGACGCTGCGGCTGGTGGTGGTCGACGACCACCCGGTGGTGCGCGACGGGTTGCGCGGGATGCTCGGCACGCAGCCGGACTTCGAGATCGTCGGCGAGGCGGCGGGCGGGCTGGAGGCGTTGACCGTGGTCGAGGCCGTCGTGCCGGACGTGGTGCTGACCGACCTGCGCATGCCCGAACCCAGTGGCGGCACGCTGATCCGGCTGCTGCGGGAACGCGTGCCGTCCGTGCGGGTGCTCGTGCTCACCACGCACGACACCGACTCCGACGTGCTGCCGGCAGTGGAGGCGGGCGCGATCGGCTACCTGCTCAAGGACGCGCCGCGCGAGGAGCTGTTCCGCGCGGTCCGGGCCGCCGCGCGGGGCGAGACCGTGCTGGCGCCGTCCGTGGCCGCGTTGCTGCTGGAACGGGTCCGCCCGAAGCCCACGCTGACCCGCGCCCGGTTGAGCGCGCGGGAACTCGACGTGCTCGCCCTGATCGCCGAGGGCCGCACCAACCGGGAGGCCGCCGCCGAGCTGTTCATCAGCGAGGCCACGGTCAAGACCCACCTGCTGCACATCTACGCGAAGTTGGAGGTGCCCGACCGCGCGTCGGCCGTGGCCGCCGCCTACCGACGCGGCATCCTCGAACGCTGA
- a CDS encoding carboxylesterase/lipase family protein, which translates to MASVSRAWSLVVAVACAAVVCVSGGAGVEEAVGEEPGCADGTSVRAPDGSVCGLVGNGVRSYLGVPYAQPPVGESRWRAPVRVSPWSGTLAATRPGSRCPQPGSGDENCLFLNVRVPQGEFPRPLPVMVQLHGGGFLLFGPSDGTRLAAGGAVINVEVHYRLGIMGFFTAKELGEHAGNYAIQDQQEALRWVRRNISAFGGDPGNVTIYGASAGGSSVCAQLVSPASRGLFHKGIIQSGFYNSLRGKDTSWQAQDCKARWPSEEEAQAAGARFAAAVGCGGVADVAGCLRKVPAAKLVDQAGNGMGVASGTIAPVVDGVTIPLAPADAIRTGRLNRAVVMNGVARDDVQLAAAETPERYRELVREQYGEYADEVFARYPLERFPEPSPFLAYRTITADANSVCPSLRASRQLSRHLTVFLYQVDNPDSPPAGWLDQTKPNGAFHVSENSFLFAPVGTAWNPNQTVYGRQLVAQWTGFARTGNPTVPGTPLWTPFTRDDQRALALLPAGNSVLTGEIGEQHQCDFWDSVARD; encoded by the coding sequence ATGGCATCGGTGTCGAGAGCGTGGTCGTTGGTGGTCGCGGTCGCTTGTGCGGCGGTCGTGTGCGTGTCGGGTGGGGCGGGGGTCGAGGAGGCTGTCGGGGAGGAGCCCGGCTGTGCCGACGGGACCTCGGTCAGAGCGCCTGACGGGTCCGTGTGCGGGCTTGTCGGGAATGGGGTGAGGTCTTATCTCGGTGTTCCTTACGCCCAGCCGCCGGTGGGAGAATCGCGGTGGCGGGCGCCGGTTCGGGTCTCGCCCTGGAGTGGGACGTTGGCCGCCACGCGGCCGGGGAGTCGATGTCCTCAGCCTGGCTCGGGGGACGAGAACTGCCTGTTCCTCAACGTCCGGGTTCCGCAAGGGGAGTTCCCCCGTCCGCTGCCGGTCATGGTGCAGCTCCACGGCGGGGGTTTCCTGCTCTTCGGGCCCAGTGACGGGACCCGGCTCGCCGCCGGTGGGGCGGTGATCAACGTCGAGGTGCACTACCGGCTCGGGATCATGGGGTTCTTCACCGCCAAGGAGTTGGGCGAGCACGCCGGGAACTACGCCATCCAGGACCAGCAGGAGGCGTTGCGGTGGGTTCGGCGCAACATCTCCGCCTTCGGGGGAGATCCGGGCAACGTGACTATCTACGGTGCGTCCGCCGGTGGGTCGAGTGTCTGCGCCCAGCTCGTCTCGCCCGCGTCGCGCGGGTTGTTCCACAAGGGGATCATCCAGAGCGGGTTCTACAACTCCTTGCGGGGTAAGGACACCTCTTGGCAGGCGCAGGACTGCAAGGCGCGGTGGCCTTCCGAAGAGGAGGCTCAGGCGGCTGGTGCGCGGTTCGCCGCCGCTGTCGGGTGTGGCGGTGTCGCCGACGTGGCCGGCTGTCTGCGGAAGGTTCCCGCCGCGAAGCTCGTCGACCAGGCCGGCAACGGGATGGGGGTCGCGAGCGGCACTATCGCGCCGGTCGTGGACGGGGTCACCATTCCGCTGGCGCCCGCCGACGCGATCCGGACCGGACGGCTCAACCGGGCCGTCGTGATGAACGGGGTGGCGCGGGACGACGTGCAGCTCGCGGCGGCCGAGACGCCCGAGCGGTACCGGGAGCTGGTCCGCGAGCAGTATGGCGAGTACGCCGACGAGGTGTTCGCACGTTATCCGCTCGAGCGCTTTCCCGAGCCGTCGCCCTTCCTGGCCTATCGGACGATCACTGCCGACGCCAATTCCGTCTGCCCGTCGCTGCGCGCCTCGCGGCAGCTCTCCCGTCATCTGACCGTCTTCCTGTACCAGGTCGACAACCCCGACTCGCCGCCCGCCGGGTGGCTCGACCAGACCAAGCCCAACGGGGCGTTCCACGTGTCGGAGAACAGCTTCCTGTTCGCGCCCGTCGGCACCGCGTGGAACCCGAACCAGACCGTGTACGGGCGTCAGCTCGTCGCCCAGTGGACCGGGTTCGCCCGCACCGGGAACCCGACCGTGCCCGGCACTCCACTGTGGACTCCGTTCACGCGCGACGACCAGCGGGCGCTCGCGTTGCTGCCGGCCGGCAACAGCGTGCTGACCGGTGAGATCGGCGAGCAGCACCAGTGCGACTTCTGGGACTCGGTCGCGCGCGATTGA
- a CDS encoding lytic polysaccharide monooxygenase — MRLGRKLAAVVAGTAVAPFVVVLSAGPASAHGYITSPPSRQAVCFAGRMSGCGDIIYEPASVEGLKGQKNCHGGDARWAPLNDDNKPWPAASVGDNVPFTWTITANHSTTTWQYWVGGSKIAEFDERGRQPGVTVRHNVSLGGRTGRIKVLAIWNIADTAMAFYNCVDLQVGPGGPGPTSTTKPTTTEPEPEPTTTTVPTTTTTTPVGNWAPGVAYSVGTRVTYGGASYRCVQAHTSLAGWEPPNTASLWQRV, encoded by the coding sequence ATGAGGTTGGGACGAAAACTCGCGGCGGTGGTCGCCGGAACGGCCGTTGCCCCGTTCGTCGTGGTGCTGTCGGCCGGGCCGGCCAGTGCGCACGGCTACATCACGTCGCCGCCGAGCCGCCAGGCGGTGTGCTTCGCGGGCCGGATGTCCGGCTGCGGCGACATCATCTACGAGCCGGCGAGCGTCGAAGGACTCAAGGGGCAGAAGAACTGCCACGGCGGCGACGCGCGGTGGGCGCCGCTCAACGACGACAACAAGCCGTGGCCCGCCGCCTCGGTGGGCGACAACGTCCCGTTCACCTGGACGATCACGGCCAACCACTCGACCACGACGTGGCAGTACTGGGTCGGCGGGTCCAAGATCGCGGAGTTCGACGAGCGCGGTCGCCAGCCGGGGGTGACCGTGCGGCACAACGTGAGCCTGGGCGGTCGCACCGGACGGATCAAGGTGCTGGCGATCTGGAACATCGCCGACACCGCGATGGCGTTCTACAACTGCGTCGACCTCCAGGTCGGGCCCGGTGGTCCCGGCCCGACGAGCACGACGAAGCCGACCACGACCGAACCGGAACCGGAACCGACGACCACGACCGTGCCGACGACCACGACCACGACGCCGGTCGGGAACTGGGCGCCGGGGGTGGCCTACTCGGTGGGGACGCGGGTGACGTACGGCGGTGCGTCGTACCGGTGCGTCCAGGCGCACACCTCGCTGGCCGGGTGGGAGCCGCCGAACACGGCCTCGCTCTGGCAGCGGGTGTGA
- a CDS encoding dipeptide/oligopeptide/nickel ABC transporter permease/ATP-binding protein, with translation MTAAPFPTALAPVKRVSLFRRYLRRPAGVVALVVMLLIVLAAILAPWLAPFDPDHVDFKLVRAEPGNGHLFGGDSAGRDVYSRLLYGAQTSLFGALITCVAGVVLGVPTGVIAGYFGGTADRVFSWISDALQSVPGMLVLLIVAAGTGQSFTILMITLGVFLAPGYYRITRGRALAVRKEPYIDAARVAGVTNGRIIRTHMLRAVYAPIIVQTALTAGLAIGMQAGLQYLGIGSASTPSWGQTMNDGYQNIRTSPLLLLWPSLALGLTIAALAYIGSILADLISVRAETPTRKIRLRVREELKAAPKADDLSAREVSGVHQHEAENCALRIDNLRVGYATQSGLKEVVKGVSLDAAPGEVLGIVGESGSGKTQTMFAALDLLPTGGTAVADGIWVGGREVGKLSSADRHALLGKSIGYVPQEPMTNLDPCYTIEHQLVEPLRRVIGLSKEEARKRAREVLVRVGITDPERVLKSYPHQISGGMAQRVLIAGAVAGRPSLLVADEPTTALDVTVQAEVLELLRELQQEYGMALVIVTHNFGVVADICDRVVVMKDGRIVETGPVERIFRDAADPYTAELIGASLDDTEGRVELDEVWVAASAGAGVEEQSAANVGGKDDA, from the coding sequence ATGACCGCAGCCCCGTTCCCCACCGCACTGGCACCCGTCAAGCGGGTGTCGCTGTTCCGGCGCTACCTGCGCCGGCCGGCCGGCGTGGTCGCCCTCGTCGTGATGCTGTTGATCGTGCTGGCCGCGATCCTCGCGCCATGGCTCGCGCCGTTCGACCCCGACCACGTCGACTTCAAGCTGGTCCGCGCCGAACCGGGCAACGGTCACCTCTTCGGCGGCGACTCGGCCGGTCGGGACGTGTACAGCCGCCTGCTCTACGGTGCGCAGACCTCGCTGTTCGGTGCGCTGATCACGTGTGTCGCGGGCGTCGTGCTCGGTGTGCCCACGGGTGTCATCGCCGGGTACTTCGGCGGTACCGCCGACCGGGTCTTCTCCTGGATCAGCGACGCGTTGCAGTCGGTCCCCGGCATGCTCGTGCTGCTGATCGTGGCGGCGGGCACCGGCCAGTCGTTCACGATCCTGATGATCACGCTGGGCGTGTTCCTGGCACCCGGCTACTACCGGATCACCCGCGGCCGTGCGCTGGCCGTGCGCAAGGAGCCGTACATCGACGCCGCGCGCGTCGCCGGCGTGACCAACGGGCGCATCATCCGCACGCACATGCTGCGCGCGGTCTACGCCCCGATCATCGTCCAGACGGCCCTGACCGCAGGTCTCGCGATCGGTATGCAGGCGGGTCTGCAGTACCTCGGCATCGGCTCGGCCAGCACGCCGAGCTGGGGCCAGACGATGAACGACGGCTACCAGAACATCCGGACGAGCCCGCTGCTGCTGCTGTGGCCGTCGCTCGCGCTCGGGTTGACCATCGCGGCCCTGGCCTACATCGGCTCGATCCTGGCCGACCTGATCAGCGTCCGGGCGGAGACGCCCACCCGCAAGATCCGCCTGCGGGTGCGGGAAGAACTCAAGGCCGCGCCGAAGGCGGACGACCTCTCCGCGCGTGAGGTCAGCGGTGTGCACCAGCACGAAGCCGAGAATTGCGCCCTGCGCATCGACAACCTCCGGGTCGGGTACGCCACCCAGTCCGGGCTCAAGGAGGTCGTCAAGGGCGTGTCGCTCGACGCCGCGCCCGGCGAGGTGCTCGGCATCGTCGGCGAGTCCGGCTCCGGCAAGACCCAGACCATGTTCGCCGCGCTCGACCTGCTGCCCACCGGCGGCACGGCCGTCGCGGACGGCATCTGGGTCGGTGGCCGTGAGGTGGGCAAGCTGTCGTCCGCCGACCGCCACGCGCTGCTGGGCAAGTCGATCGGGTACGTGCCGCAGGAGCCGATGACCAACCTCGACCCGTGCTACACGATCGAGCACCAGTTGGTCGAGCCGCTGCGCCGCGTGATCGGCCTGTCGAAGGAAGAGGCGCGCAAGCGGGCCCGCGAGGTCCTGGTCCGGGTCGGCATCACCGACCCCGAGCGCGTCCTCAAGTCCTACCCGCACCAGATCTCCGGCGGCATGGCGCAGCGCGTGCTCATCGCGGGCGCGGTGGCCGGTCGGCCGTCGCTGCTGGTCGCGGACGAGCCCACGACGGCGCTCGACGTGACCGTGCAGGCCGAGGTGCTCGAACTGCTGCGCGAGTTGCAGCAGGAGTACGGCATGGCGCTGGTGATCGTGACGCACAACTTCGGCGTCGTCGCGGACATCTGCGACCGCGTCGTGGTGATGAAGGACGGCCGGATCGTCGAGACCGGGCCGGTCGAGCGGATCTTCCGCGACGCCGCGGACCCGTACACGGCCGAGCTGATCGGTGCGTCGCTGGACGACACCGAGGGCCGGGTCGAACTCGACGAGGTGTGGGTGGCGGCTTCGGCCGGTGCCGGTGTCGAGGAGCAGAGCGCCGCGAACGTGGGCGGAAAGGACGACGCGTGA